The following coding sequences lie in one Sandaracinaceae bacterium genomic window:
- a CDS encoding UPF0149 family protein, whose translation MSLARFGYLGQVPRMHHHPDLSERIDDDEWDELEALFAASGGPNMETICGLLNAVATAPSTIPPSAWLPLALGEREGIGSESPLLVRLLRLYNMVVDQLAHDAPLCPSPDDTEGIRHWCEGYALGVNLDDDWRLDIESMAWATPIIMITDGVGPSERVGDDLDARVLDAYHGLAAARVSAATASGGPRTVRREPKVGRNEPCPCGSGKKHKKCCLRASN comes from the coding sequence GTGAGCCTTGCCCGGTTCGGATACCTCGGGCAGGTCCCGCGAATGCACCACCACCCCGACCTCTCCGAGCGGATCGACGACGACGAGTGGGACGAGCTGGAGGCCCTGTTCGCAGCGTCGGGCGGACCCAACATGGAGACCATCTGCGGCCTCCTCAACGCCGTCGCGACGGCACCGAGCACGATCCCACCGAGCGCTTGGCTCCCCCTGGCGCTCGGCGAGCGCGAAGGAATCGGGAGCGAGAGCCCGCTGCTGGTCCGCCTACTGCGGCTCTACAACATGGTGGTCGACCAGCTCGCGCACGACGCCCCCCTGTGTCCCTCGCCGGACGACACCGAAGGGATCCGACATTGGTGCGAGGGTTACGCGCTCGGAGTAAACCTCGATGACGACTGGCGCCTCGACATCGAGTCGATGGCCTGGGCGACTCCGATCATCATGATCACCGACGGTGTCGGACCGAGCGAGCGGGTCGGCGATGACCTCGATGCGAGGGTGCTCGATGCCTATCACGGCCTGGCGGCGGCCCGTGTGAGCGCGGCGACCGCGTCAGGCGGACCTCGCACCGTCCGACGAGAGCCGAAGGTCGGCCGCAACGAACCCTGCCCGTGCGGCAGCGGGAAGAAGCACAAGAAGTGCTGCCTTCGGGCCTCCAACTGA
- a CDS encoding ADP-ribosylglycohydrolase family protein, whose amino-acid sequence MLRDVSRITHHSDEAYVGALAIALTIRKAAAGWSDRTALFEHLAAELPDTAVRDRLVEVAEHEGVTITDLAAQLGSSGYVVESVPLAIHAFCAEAEGSFIEMVTKIVEAGGDCDS is encoded by the coding sequence GTGCTCCGCGACGTGTCTCGGATCACCCACCACAGCGACGAAGCTTATGTGGGTGCGCTCGCGATCGCGCTCACAATCCGGAAGGCCGCCGCGGGGTGGTCCGATCGGACGGCACTCTTCGAGCACCTCGCGGCCGAGTTGCCCGACACAGCCGTGCGCGATCGGCTCGTCGAGGTCGCCGAGCACGAGGGTGTGACGATCACCGACTTGGCAGCGCAGCTCGGGTCGAGCGGCTACGTGGTCGAGTCGGTCCCGCTCGCCATCCACGCTTTCTGCGCGGAGGCGGAGGGGAGCTTCATCGAAATGGTGACCAAGATCGTCGAGGCCGGGGGCGACTGCGACTCGTAA
- a CDS encoding right-handed parallel beta-helix repeat-containing protein, translating to MHHRVALAFALLLLSPGCDGSAPPPDAAAGTDAGLVNASPSDAGTGPADAGSPQDGGCDICDAGPPPMADYYVSPDGDNDGPGTLEAPFATLAAADAVVAPGDLVYFRGGTYREPGVIRASGEEGAPIRWEGYPGETVVFEGPGRGGTPFVEQLRVSGSWNEVRRIWVQDSSGPGIRVFGDHVWIDDVTVRRCGTTGINFFEADDGRVSDSLISLSYNQYDAEGLPADGGGADGISFAHCRRGLITGTISWGNSDDGYDLWGSFDTRIEHSYAYGNGIDRWGGEGFAGDGNGFKLGNCDSTGVESYRNVSWGHPRRGFDSNCNSMSSLQHCTSFDDRYGFNNRHATNAWTNSVALASRSGAVQTMEDEPRSNAWDLGIEVTPAHFLGTTPPELTGDESAAEALALFRASDFLRPAPGSPLVDAGEDLGEPYEGAAPDLGAFEAR from the coding sequence ATGCACCACCGCGTCGCGCTCGCCTTCGCCCTCCTGCTCCTCTCGCCTGGCTGCGACGGGAGCGCGCCGCCGCCCGACGCCGCCGCCGGTACCGACGCGGGCCTGGTCAACGCGAGCCCGAGCGACGCGGGGACGGGGCCGGCAGACGCTGGCTCGCCCCAGGACGGCGGCTGCGACATCTGCGACGCGGGGCCCCCGCCGATGGCCGACTACTACGTCAGCCCCGACGGTGACAACGACGGCCCCGGCACCCTCGAGGCGCCGTTCGCCACCCTCGCCGCCGCCGACGCCGTCGTCGCGCCCGGCGACCTCGTCTACTTCCGCGGCGGCACCTACCGCGAGCCGGGCGTGATCCGGGCCTCCGGCGAGGAGGGCGCGCCGATCCGCTGGGAGGGCTACCCGGGCGAGACCGTCGTCTTCGAGGGTCCCGGCCGCGGCGGCACCCCGTTCGTCGAGCAGCTCCGGGTGAGCGGCTCCTGGAACGAGGTGCGGCGGATCTGGGTGCAGGACTCGTCCGGCCCCGGCATCCGGGTATTCGGCGACCACGTCTGGATCGACGACGTCACCGTGCGCCGCTGCGGCACCACCGGCATCAACTTCTTCGAGGCCGACGACGGCCGCGTCTCCGACTCGCTCATCTCGCTGAGCTACAACCAGTACGACGCCGAAGGCCTGCCCGCGGACGGCGGCGGAGCCGACGGGATCTCGTTCGCCCACTGCCGCCGGGGCCTGATCACCGGCACGATCAGCTGGGGCAACTCCGACGACGGCTACGACCTCTGGGGCTCCTTCGACACCCGCATCGAGCACTCCTACGCCTACGGCAACGGCATCGACCGCTGGGGCGGCGAGGGCTTCGCCGGCGACGGCAACGGCTTCAAGCTCGGCAACTGCGACTCCACCGGCGTCGAGTCGTACCGCAACGTCTCCTGGGGTCACCCGCGGCGCGGCTTCGACAGCAACTGCAACTCGATGAGCAGCCTGCAGCACTGCACGAGCTTCGACGACCGCTACGGCTTCAACAACCGCCACGCGACCAACGCCTGGACCAACAGCGTCGCCCTCGCCTCCCGCTCCGGCGCGGTGCAGACGATGGAGGACGAGCCCCGGAGCAACGCCTGGGACCTCGGCATCGAGGTGACGCCGGCGCACTTCCTCGGCACCACGCCCCCCGAGCTCACCGGCGACGAGAGCGCCGCCGAGGCCCTCGCCCTCTTCCGCGCCTCCGATTTCCTCCGGCCCGCGCCCGGCAGCCCGCTCGTCGACGCCGGCGAGGACCTCGGCGAGCCCTACGAGGGCGCCGCCCCCGACCTCGGCGCCTTCGAGGCCCGCTGA
- a CDS encoding right-handed parallel beta-helix repeat-containing protein, with the protein MKKQSALRCGAWVRARKLAPAIIGLLSLSLAACQDGTPGADGGPDAFVDADAGAGPDGGAQPDGSAGLDAGGLVDAGADAGPGTEPVCDRSFHVASSGRSGAAGTMDDPWSTVGDVNGAELQPGDCVWFRRGDSWGESLTPPSSGTSDRPIVFGAYGTGAPPRLTGEGDRSCVGWVAPRSHLVFRDLHLDGCGRPGGGNAGGISVWSEGGTSRGLLIEGLLIEGAKTWGIYMSGVSGLMIRRTRISGSEEQHGIYLDGTLGLDDAVVEGCEIHHNNQMCVQLNSNGHSRLTGVILRYNRLHDCGLGGVNNIGADGLRAHHNLIYGEMPGIYNGCDGADDGCSAGAVDAVYANNTIHVMGSGWAACLSNGSPLGAPDFASFVNNICVHDAGSGVALEDGELSAATTDHNLYFSNVSSSVPFEWGGAWYDDFAAFQAGTGHGADSSFTDPGLRDASGAGYELLGSSPAVDTASDLGFTRDIVGTAVPSGSAPDRGAFERP; encoded by the coding sequence GTGAAGAAGCAAAGCGCGCTGCGATGCGGCGCCTGGGTTCGAGCACGCAAGCTCGCGCCGGCGATCATCGGCCTGCTGTCGCTCTCGCTCGCCGCCTGCCAGGACGGGACGCCCGGCGCCGACGGGGGGCCGGACGCGTTTGTCGACGCGGACGCGGGCGCTGGGCCCGACGGCGGTGCGCAGCCCGACGGGAGCGCGGGCCTCGACGCGGGCGGGCTCGTCGACGCCGGCGCCGACGCGGGTCCGGGCACCGAACCCGTGTGCGACCGCAGCTTCCACGTGGCCTCGTCAGGCCGATCGGGCGCAGCCGGGACCATGGACGACCCGTGGTCCACCGTCGGCGACGTCAACGGCGCCGAGCTGCAGCCCGGCGACTGCGTGTGGTTCCGGCGGGGTGACAGCTGGGGCGAGAGCCTCACGCCTCCCTCGTCCGGCACGTCGGATCGCCCCATCGTGTTCGGCGCCTACGGCACCGGCGCCCCGCCGCGCCTCACGGGCGAGGGTGACCGCAGCTGCGTCGGATGGGTCGCGCCGCGCAGCCACCTGGTGTTCCGCGACCTGCACCTCGATGGCTGCGGTCGGCCGGGCGGCGGAAACGCTGGCGGAATCAGCGTATGGAGCGAGGGTGGGACCTCGAGGGGCCTCCTGATCGAGGGGCTGCTCATCGAGGGAGCCAAGACCTGGGGGATCTACATGAGCGGCGTCAGCGGCCTGATGATCCGCCGCACCAGGATCAGCGGCTCCGAGGAGCAGCACGGCATCTACCTCGACGGCACGCTCGGCCTCGATGACGCCGTCGTCGAGGGTTGCGAGATCCACCACAACAACCAGATGTGCGTTCAGCTCAACTCCAACGGACACAGCCGCCTCACCGGCGTGATCCTCCGCTACAACCGCCTCCACGACTGCGGGTTGGGGGGAGTGAACAACATCGGCGCCGACGGTTTGCGCGCACACCACAACCTCATCTACGGCGAGATGCCGGGGATCTACAACGGCTGCGACGGGGCGGACGACGGCTGCAGCGCCGGCGCCGTCGACGCCGTCTACGCCAACAACACCATCCACGTGATGGGGTCTGGTTGGGCGGCGTGTCTCTCCAATGGGTCCCCCCTCGGTGCGCCCGACTTCGCCTCGTTCGTCAACAACATCTGCGTCCACGACGCCGGCTCGGGGGTGGCCCTCGAGGACGGTGAGCTCAGCGCCGCCACCACGGACCACAACCTCTACTTCTCCAACGTCTCCTCGAGCGTCCCCTTCGAGTGGGGCGGCGCCTGGTACGACGACTTCGCCGCGTTCCAGGCCGGCACCGGGCACGGCGCCGACAGCTCCTTCACCGACCCGGGATTGCGCGACGCCTCCGGAGCGGGATACGAGCTCCTCGGGTCATCGCCCGCCGTGGACACGGCGTCCGACCTCGGCTTCACCCGCGACATCGTGGGTACCGCCGTCCCGAGCGGCAGCGCGCCGGACCGGGGCGCGTTCGAGCGCCCCTGA
- a CDS encoding transposase codes for MRWPVVVPAPRYIEPNATYAICRRVEGRRFLLRPDDKLTALFVYVLALCAAKFGVTVHMATVMSTHFHLVVTVPHGNVSEFMHALDTHLACAIQVLRRYVVGVVWAPGQLTIVQLHTAEAVAHQIAYAMVNPTAAGLVWKPEQWPGLNPTLEELGRRTLSAGKPDFYFTGKKWAAAGAVKLELPMQWFADEEEAREAIARELEVQLAEARTEIRARGWKVMGPTRARNVSPYRRAKTFEARGTLRPHVAAGPGQTEARIAAIEQLVEFRQKHREAKRRWCAGDRDVVFPRGTYWMVKHHGARVEPFP; via the coding sequence TTGCGATGGCCCGTCGTCGTGCCCGCACCGCGCTACATCGAGCCGAACGCGACGTACGCGATCTGCCGCCGCGTCGAGGGGCGCCGCTTCCTCCTGCGGCCGGACGACAAGCTCACGGCGCTCTTCGTCTACGTGCTCGCGCTCTGCGCCGCAAAGTTCGGGGTCACGGTGCACATGGCGACGGTGATGAGCACGCACTTCCACCTCGTGGTCACCGTGCCGCACGGCAACGTCAGCGAGTTCATGCACGCGCTGGACACGCACCTGGCGTGCGCGATCCAGGTGCTGCGGCGGTACGTCGTCGGCGTGGTGTGGGCGCCCGGGCAGCTGACCATCGTGCAGCTGCACACGGCGGAGGCGGTGGCCCACCAGATCGCCTACGCGATGGTGAACCCAACCGCCGCGGGATTGGTCTGGAAGCCGGAGCAGTGGCCCGGACTGAACCCGACGCTCGAGGAGCTCGGACGGCGGACGCTCTCGGCGGGGAAGCCGGACTTCTACTTCACGGGGAAGAAGTGGGCGGCTGCCGGGGCGGTGAAGCTCGAGCTTCCGATGCAGTGGTTCGCGGACGAGGAGGAGGCGCGAGAGGCGATCGCGCGGGAGCTCGAGGTGCAGCTCGCGGAGGCGCGGACGGAGATCCGGGCGCGTGGCTGGAAGGTGATGGGGCCGACTCGCGCGCGGAACGTCTCTCCGTATCGGCGCGCGAAGACCTTCGAGGCGCGCGGGACGCTGCGGCCGCACGTGGCGGCGGGACCGGGGCAGACCGAGGCGCGGATCGCCGCCATCGAGCAGCTGGTGGAGTTCCGCCAGAAGCACCGCGAGGCGAAGCGGCGCTGGTGCGCGGGGGACCGGGACGTGGTGTTCCCGCGCGGAACATACTGGATGGTCAAGCACCACGGCGCCCGCGTGGAGCCGTTTCCGTAG
- a CDS encoding ADP-ribosylglycohydrolase family protein, whose translation MEPLTRALRSLDGLSVGDAFGELFFMPGEAAYRFIRARAIPDGSWRYTDDTEMAISIVEVLAGHGSVDQDALAAAFAARMDPSRRYGAGAYGILTAIREGLPWERASRGAFQGRGSFGNGAAMRVAPLGAYFADDLERCVAEARLSSEITHAHEEGIAGGVAVAVATALCWRHRNEPLAPTAFLEAVRELCPESYTREGIEAALRLPEEADVVQAAQALGNGSGVTAPDTVPLCLWLAARHFGRHVDVRHVDGRFVDALWETVAALGDRDTTCAIVGGILAMSAPVPAEWLERREPLPEV comes from the coding sequence ATGGAGCCGCTCACGCGCGCCCTTCGTTCGCTCGACGGCCTCTCGGTCGGCGACGCGTTCGGCGAGCTGTTCTTCATGCCGGGCGAGGCGGCGTATCGCTTCATCCGAGCGCGGGCGATCCCCGACGGAAGCTGGCGCTACACGGACGACACCGAGATGGCGATCTCCATCGTCGAGGTGCTCGCGGGGCACGGGAGCGTCGACCAGGACGCGCTCGCGGCCGCGTTCGCCGCGCGCATGGATCCGAGCCGCCGCTATGGTGCAGGCGCGTACGGGATCCTGACCGCGATCAGAGAGGGGCTGCCCTGGGAGCGGGCCAGCCGCGGCGCCTTCCAGGGGCGCGGCTCGTTCGGGAACGGCGCCGCGATGCGCGTGGCGCCGCTGGGCGCGTACTTCGCGGACGATCTCGAGCGCTGCGTGGCCGAGGCGCGGCTCTCCTCGGAGATCACGCACGCGCACGAGGAGGGGATCGCGGGCGGGGTGGCGGTCGCCGTGGCGACGGCGCTCTGTTGGCGCCACCGGAACGAGCCCCTCGCGCCGACGGCCTTCCTCGAGGCGGTCCGCGAGCTCTGCCCCGAGAGCTACACGCGAGAGGGGATCGAGGCCGCGCTCCGACTCCCGGAGGAGGCCGACGTCGTGCAGGCCGCGCAGGCGCTCGGCAACGGCTCGGGCGTCACCGCGCCGGACACGGTGCCGCTCTGCCTCTGGCTCGCGGCACGCCACTTCGGGCGCCATGTCGACGTGCGCCATGTCGACGGGCGCTTTGTCGACGCGCTCTGGGAGACGGTCGCGGCGCTCGGCGACCGCGACACGACGTGCGCCATCGTCGGCGGCATCCTCGCCATGAGCGCGCCGGTCCCGGCCGAGTGGCTGGAGCGCCGAGAGCCGCTCCCCGAGGTGTGA